One segment of Belonocnema kinseyi isolate 2016_QV_RU_SX_M_011 chromosome 7, B_treatae_v1, whole genome shotgun sequence DNA contains the following:
- the LOC117177350 gene encoding tigger transposable element-derived protein 2-like produces the protein MCLANIHLIAKMSKLINKRKRLTFEEKCQLIREVKSGIPKQNVIQKYGISERMYRIVLSRETDFNNKIESYEYQNKKSSRTSSDVHLDAAVFEWFKQARDRGDPLSGPIIQEKARILDEKINGSQTFKASNGWLSRFRMRYGIRLKEERLSNNSSKAAEFLPIFKAKIESENLKLDNIYNADESGILWRLLTACTLPLHIEEKEALKKKECKDRVTALFCANASGSHRIPLLLIGESENPTCLINHVPENLKDQRLKNLKILGVIYTHQDSAWMDKSIFLLWYKEEFIPRVLERQRQDAIAGKVVLLLDNAPCHPSLDELNAINENFEVLYLPPNVPASNQPMAQGLIAMTKKLFKKELLRSLFRSEESEGAILFLKEFDLPDCFGMLSLAWDAVKSSSLKKAWKPLLTDSHLLARLEANLKLGQEEDPLFIDDAVLSESDSTTDFISLSDEICDQVSELLSGPDYSVEKSKEYLLNWFESRFGNDYIDCGWESLSDSDIVSLVTTRRREPESLTKIKKNENIFKNPSSVNFVANDRPESEIEKNETMLDDPVFVNFFKSGIYEPEIIPKVEKSETVLEDPVLKDPVLEDPALEDPVLVNLVRNSRYGSEIVTQIENSETVLEDLVFVNFVTNVRSESENLPKIKNSETIVKGPVFLSPVKNGSRGSKIGTGIEKNETVLEDPVFDNFVLNHRREPKIEKSETVLDNSENMEITSSLEACGYLMKFKNWAKSRRDCLPMYLDYIRELENWATEPVVCSWI, from the exons ATGTGTCTCGCTAATATACACTTAATTGCCAAAATGTCCAAGTTAATAAACAAAAGAAAGCGGTTAACTTTTGAAGAGAAGTGTCAGCTGATACGCGAAGTGAAATCAGGTATCCCAAAACAGAACGTGATCCAGAAATATGGGATCAGCGAGAGGATGTACAGGATAGTGTTATCTCGTGAAACTGATTTTAACAATAAGATCGAAAGTTATGAATATCAAAACAAGAAATCGTCAAGAACAAGTAGTGATGTGCATTTGGATGCTGCTGTCTTTGAATGGTTTAAGCAAGCCAGAGACAGAGGTGATCCACTATCCGGGCCGATTATTCAAGAGAAAGCTCGTATTTTAGACGAAAAGATCAACGGTTCTCAAACTTTTAAA GCCAGCAATGGATGGCTGAGTAGATTCCGAATGCGGTACGGCATTCGACTGAAAGAAGAGAGATTGTCCAATAATTCTTCAAAAGCGGCagaatttttgccaatttttaaagcaaaaattgaatCCGAAAATTTAAAGCTAGACAACATTTACAATGCCGACGAATCTGGAATTCTATGGCGACTATTGACGGCGTGCACTCTTCCTCTACATATAGAAGAAAAAGAagctttgaagaaaaaagaatgcAAAGACCGTGTCACAGCTCTATTCTGTGCCAATGCCTCTGGAAGTCATCGAATTCCACTTTTATTAATTGGTGAATCTGAAAACCCAACATGTCTCATAAATCATGTaccggaaaatttaaaagatcaacggttaaaaaacttgaaaattttgggtGTCATTTACACACATCAGGATAGTGCATGGATGGACAAGTCTATATTCTTGCTATG GTACAAGGAAGAGTTTATTCCGCGTGTTTTAGAACGTCAAAGACAGGATGCAATAGCGGGAAAGGTTGTTTTGCTTCTCGATAATGCTCCATGCCACCCGAGTTTGGATGAACTCAACGCGATAAACGAAAACTTTGAAGTTTTATATTTGCCTCCGAATGTGCCAGCTTCGAATCAACCTATGGCTCAAGGATTAATCGCGATGACGAAAAAACTATTCAAGAAAGAATTGTTGAGAAGTTTATTCCGCAGTGAGGAATCAGAAGGGGCTATtctgtttttaaaagaattcgaccTTCCGGATTGTTTTGGCATGCTCAGCCTCGCCTGGGACGCTGTGAAATCATCTTCTCTTAAAAAAGCATGGAAACCGCTTTTGACCGACTCACACCTTCTGGCTCGGCTAGAGGCCAATTTAAAGCTAGGGCAAGAGGAGGATCCTTTATTCATCGATGATGCAGTTCTGAGCGAATCGGATTCCACCACTGATTTCATTAGTTTATCTGATGAAATTTGCGATCAAGTTTCGGAACTATTATCAGGGCCAGATTATTCTGTAGAAAAATCGAAAGAATATCTCCTGAATTGGTTTGAAAGTCGATTTGGAAATGATTATATCGATTGCGGTTGGGAGTCACTATCAGACAGTGACATTGTAAGCCTTGTTACCACTCGCCGACGCGAGCCTGAAAgcttaactaaaataaaaaagaacgaaaatatatttaaaaatcctagTTCTGTAAACTTTGTTGCAAATGATAGACCTGAATCTGAAATCGAAAAGAACGAAACTATGCTTGACGATCctgtttttgtcaacttttttaaaagtgGTATATACGAGCCTGAAATTATTCCTAAAGTCGAAAAGAGCGAAACTGTACTTGAAGATCCTGTTCTTAAAGATCCTGTTCTTGAAGATCCTGCTCTTGAAGATCCTGTTCTTGTAAACCTGGTTAGAAATAGCAGATATGGATCTGAAATTGTAACTCAAATCGAAAATAGCGAAACTGTTCTTGAAGATCTTGTTTTTGTCAACTTTGTTACAAATGTTAGAAGCGAAtctgaaaatttacctaaaatCAAAAACAGCGAAACTATTGTTAAAGGTCCTGTTTTTTTAAGCCCTGTTAAAAATGGTAGTCGTGGATCTAAAATTGGAACTGGAATCGAAAAGAACGAAACTGTTCTTGAAGATCCTGTTTTTGACAACTTTGTTTTAAATCATAGACGCGAGCCTAAAATCGAGAAAAGTGAAACTGTGTTAGACAATTCTGAAAATATGGAAATAACTTCGTCGTTAGAGGCTTGTGGCTACCTcatgaagtttaaaaattggGCGAAATCGCGAAGAGACTGCTTACCGATGTATCTTGATTACATTAGAGAATTAGAGAACTGGGCAACCGAACCTGTGGTATGTTCATGGATATAG